The proteins below come from a single Aegilops tauschii subsp. strangulata cultivar AL8/78 chromosome 6, Aet v6.0, whole genome shotgun sequence genomic window:
- the LOC109762377 gene encoding probable peroxygenase 5, whose product MAIRRQSSAAASLLLPPVAALLFLWMFGGGHVMAHTEIRNMTALQKHVSFFDRNKDGIITPSETFEGSVAIGFNVTYAREFATLVHAANGPITSPADAPLPHLSIYIENMQRGMHGSDTGAFDVKGRFVPQKFEEIFIKHAKTRPDGLTYLEVEDMILANRDPLDPASWEGPQIEWGGIYNVASDNDGFLHKDDARGIYDGSVFVKLEEKRAFSHHSAM is encoded by the exons atGGCGATCCGGCGACAATCATCAGCAGCAGCTTCTCTACTCCTGCCGCCGGTGGCTGCTCTTCTGTTTCTATGGATGTTTGGCG GGGGGCATGTGATGGCACATACTGAGATTCGCAACATGACGGCACTCCAGAAACATGTCTCCTTTTTCGACCGTAACAAGGATGGCATCATTACTCCTTCGGAAACATTTGAAG GGTCTGTCGCAATTGGTTTTAATGTTACATATGCGAGAGAATTTGCCACCTTGGTGCATGCTGCTAATGGTCCTATAACAAGCCCC GCTGATGCACCATTGCCTCACttatcaatatacatagagaaTATGCAGAGAGGAATGCATGGGAGTGATACCGGTGCATTTGATGTTAAAGGAAG GTTTGTTCCACAAAAGTTTGAGGAAATATTCATAAAGCATGCAAAAACTAGACCAGATGGTTTGACATATTTGGAGGTGGAGGATATGATCCTAGCAAATCGAGATCCACTGGACCCTGCATCATG GGAGGGACCTCAAATAGAATGGGGCGGAATATACAACGTCGCGAGTGACAATGATGGATTTCTTCATAAGGACGATGCGAGAGGTATATACGATGGAAGTGTGTTTGTAAAGCTGGAGGAAAAGAGGGCCTTTTCTCATCATAGTGCAATGTAA